A DNA window from Syntrophobacterales bacterium contains the following coding sequences:
- the gspE gene encoding type II secretion system ATPase GspE, which translates to MTTDDALFLGSDQFPTVPFVLDGVSYRFIRENKVIPLDFKNNTLKVVMADPSDREIIDSLKVAVGSDVVVYTSDVTLIDEYISRFYSQESQNIKGIIEDMDDGETLEFIRDEEEDVGHLKDLASEAPIIKLCNLFISRAVESRASDIHIEPFEDELKVRYRIDGVLHDAETAPKRLQAAIVSRIKIMSKMNIAERRLPQDGRIRLRVGEREIDLRVSTIPIVHGEGVVMRILDKESVVVDLDLLGFLPEILSTFNGLINKPNGIVLVTGPTGSGKTTTLYGALDKVNSPDKKIITVEDPVEYQLKGINQIQVKTQIGLDFSNTLRHIVRQDPDIIMIGEIRDLATAEIAIQSALTGHLVFSTLHTNDAPSAITRLLDMGVESFLLSSTVRGILAQRLVRVICPKCKELDTSGADQNELDMLGLSKDTPLFKGRGCEACANTGYYGRQGIFELLVVNEEVRKMILKNADSIQTRDVARAQGMKTLLEDGVEKIKRGTTTLREVLRVTQEV; encoded by the coding sequence ACAGACGATGCGCTGTTTCTCGGCTCTGACCAGTTTCCCACGGTACCATTCGTTCTTGATGGAGTCTCATATCGGTTCATCAGGGAAAACAAAGTAATCCCCCTCGACTTCAAGAACAACACGCTTAAGGTAGTTATGGCCGACCCCTCGGACAGGGAGATTATTGATTCCCTGAAGGTGGCAGTCGGTAGTGATGTTGTCGTCTATACGAGTGACGTGACGCTCATCGACGAGTATATATCAAGATTCTACAGTCAGGAATCGCAGAACATCAAGGGCATCATCGAAGACATGGACGACGGGGAAACCCTGGAATTCATCCGCGATGAGGAAGAGGATGTAGGCCACCTTAAAGACCTTGCTTCGGAGGCTCCCATTATTAAGCTCTGTAACCTCTTTATTTCTAGGGCGGTGGAGAGCAGAGCAAGCGATATTCATATAGAACCCTTTGAAGATGAGCTGAAGGTAAGATACCGCATAGACGGGGTGCTCCATGATGCGGAGACTGCGCCTAAGCGGCTGCAGGCAGCAATCGTCTCGAGGATAAAGATTATGTCGAAGATGAATATCGCAGAGCGGAGGCTCCCCCAGGATGGACGCATCAGACTCCGGGTGGGTGAAAGAGAGATCGACCTCAGGGTTTCGACCATCCCCATAGTACACGGAGAGGGTGTGGTCATGAGGATCTTAGACAAAGAGAGCGTGGTCGTAGACCTTGATCTGCTGGGGTTTTTACCCGAGATCCTTTCCACCTTCAACGGACTTATCAACAAGCCTAACGGCATTGTGCTGGTCACTGGTCCCACGGGAAGCGGAAAAACCACAACCCTTTACGGGGCCTTGGACAAGGTTAATTCCCCTGACAAAAAGATTATTACCGTCGAAGATCCTGTGGAATATCAGCTCAAAGGTATAAACCAAATACAGGTAAAGACCCAGATAGGCCTTGATTTTTCGAACACTTTGAGGCATATCGTGCGGCAGGATCCTGATATCATCATGATCGGCGAGATCAGGGACTTAGCAACTGCCGAAATCGCCATTCAGTCGGCCCTCACGGGCCACTTAGTCTTTTCCACTCTCCATACGAACGACGCACCGAGCGCCATCACGAGGCTCTTAGACATGGGGGTCGAGAGCTTCCTCCTTTCGTCCACAGTGCGGGGGATTCTTGCCCAGCGGCTTGTGAGAGTCATCTGTCCCAAATGCAAGGAACTCGACACGTCAGGTGCCGACCAGAATGAACTTGACATGCTGGGTCTGAGTAAAGATACGCCCCTTTTCAAGGGAAGAGGGTGCGAAGCGTGTGCTAACACCGGCTATTACGGCAGGCAAGGTATATTTGAGCTCCTTGTGGTCAACGAGGAAGTCAGAAAGATGATCCTCAAGAACGCCGATTCCATACAGACCCGAGATGTGGCAAGGGCGCAGGGCATGAAAACCCTCCTTGAGGACGGCGTCGAAAAAATAAAGAGAGGGACAACGACCTTGAGAGAGGTTTTGCGGGTCACTCAGGAGGTGTAA